The following are encoded together in the Geobacter sulfurreducens PCA genome:
- the rseP gene encoding RIP metalloprotease RseP — protein MVSIISAIIVLGILIFVHELGHFIFAKLFGVGVEKFSLGFGPKLIGKKVGETEYLISAFPLGGYVKMVGEGAEGELSEEDKARSFAEKSPLKRIGIVVAGPGFNLIFAWIVFIAIFMIGVPSVTSKIGEVVKDKPAAKAGIMANDIITGVNGKAVSRWDEMAAEISAGKGAPLVVEVKRGEVIKTFRVTPETRTGKNLLGETVTTPVIGVVASGETVIDTYPAGEALQRGTVQTGNVIRLTVVSLVKIVERAVPLDTIGGPIMIAKMAGQQAEAGGVSFLAFMALLSINLGVLNLLPIPILDGGHLIFYLWELIFRKPVSMRAREIAQQVGLALLIGLMVLAFYNDIARYIVGQG, from the coding sequence ATGGTCAGCATCATCTCCGCCATCATCGTTTTAGGAATACTGATCTTCGTTCACGAGTTGGGGCACTTCATTTTTGCCAAACTCTTCGGTGTGGGGGTCGAAAAGTTCTCATTGGGATTCGGTCCCAAGCTCATCGGGAAGAAGGTGGGCGAGACCGAGTACCTCATCTCCGCCTTCCCTCTGGGGGGATACGTGAAGATGGTGGGAGAAGGCGCCGAAGGGGAACTTTCCGAAGAGGACAAGGCCCGTTCCTTTGCCGAGAAATCTCCTCTCAAGCGAATCGGTATCGTTGTGGCCGGGCCAGGCTTCAATCTGATCTTTGCCTGGATCGTGTTCATCGCGATCTTCATGATCGGCGTTCCTTCGGTAACCTCCAAGATCGGCGAAGTCGTCAAGGACAAGCCCGCTGCCAAGGCGGGTATCATGGCGAACGACATCATTACCGGCGTTAACGGCAAGGCTGTCTCCCGCTGGGATGAGATGGCGGCTGAGATATCTGCGGGGAAGGGCGCTCCCCTTGTCGTTGAGGTGAAGCGGGGTGAAGTGATCAAGACCTTCCGTGTGACGCCAGAAACGCGGACCGGCAAGAACCTTCTCGGTGAAACCGTTACCACCCCGGTCATCGGTGTGGTGGCCTCTGGCGAAACGGTCATCGACACGTATCCCGCCGGCGAGGCCCTGCAGCGGGGAACCGTTCAGACCGGCAACGTGATCCGGCTTACGGTCGTCTCTCTGGTTAAGATCGTCGAACGGGCTGTTCCCCTCGATACCATCGGCGGACCGATCATGATCGCCAAGATGGCTGGCCAGCAGGCCGAAGCAGGAGGTGTCAGCTTCCTGGCATTCATGGCGCTCCTCTCTATAAACCTGGGCGTCCTCAACCTCCTTCCCATCCCGATTCTGGATGGCGGTCACCTGATATTCTACTTGTGGGAGCTGATTTTCCGCAAACCGGTCAGCATGCGGGCACGGGAGATCGCCCAGCAGGTCGGTCTTGCCCTTCTTATCGGTCTGATGGTGCTGGCATTCTATAACGATATCGCCCGTTACATCGTGGGACAAGGATAG